The genomic region CCACGGCGAGCGAGACCAGCGCGAAGCCCGCCTGGAGCGCGTCGTAGCCGAGGACGTTCTGCATCCACATCGGCAGGACGAAGAGCAGCCCGAGTTCGCCGAGGCTGACGATCATGGCGACGAGGTTGCCGTTGCGGAAGCTCGTGAGCGAGAACAGGTGCAGCGGGAACAGGGTGGGCTTCCCCGCCCGGTCTCGGCGGCGCTCCCAGAGCAGGAAGCCGACCAGGGCGAGCAGCGCGAGCCCGAGCAGCACGGGCGTCGGCGAGAGGGCCCACGGCCACGTCCAGTCGCCGATCGTGACGCGCTCGTTCACCGCGATCCAGCCCAGCGACCGGCCCTCGATCAGCGCGAAGACGAGCAGGCCCGCCGCCACGACCCCCAGCGCGGCTCCGACGGGATCGAACCGCTCCGGGCGCTCGGAGCGGGACTCCTCGATCGTGAACACCGCGGCGGCGAGCACGAGCAGTCCGAACGGCACGTTGACGCCGAAGGCCCAGCGCCACGAGAAGTCGGTGATGAGCCACCCGCCCAGGAGCGGACCGACGGCCGCCATGCCGCCGATGATCGAGCCCCAGACGGCGAACGCGATCGTCCGGTCACGGCCGCGGAAGCCCGCGTTGATGAGCGACATCGTCCCCGGCAGCACCATGGCGCCTCCGACGCCCTGCGCGACGCGGGCGGCGATCAGGGTGGCGCCGTCGGGTGCCAGCCCGGCGGCGACGGACGCCGCCGCGAAGACGCCGACGCCGATGAGCAGCAGGGCGCGGCGGCCGATCCGGTCGCCCAGGGTCCCGAAGGCGATCAGGAGCGCGGCGAACACGAGCGTGTAGGACTCCTGGATCCACTGCACCTGCGTGGACGAGACGCCCAGGTCGTCGACGATCGCGGGG from Microbacter sp. GSS18 harbors:
- a CDS encoding MFS transporter, which produces MSSLRRWLGLVVIGIAVSLIIVDTTVVNVAIPAIVDDLGVSSTQVQWIQESYTLVFAALLIAFGTLGDRIGRRALLLIGVGVFAAASVAAGLAPDGATLIAARVAQGVGGAMVLPGTMSLINAGFRGRDRTIAFAVWGSIIGGMAAVGPLLGGWLITDFSWRWAFGVNVPFGLLVLAAAVFTIEESRSERPERFDPVGAALGVVAAGLLVFALIEGRSLGWIAVNERVTIGDWTWPWALSPTPVLLGLALLALVGFLLWERRRDRAGKPTLFPLHLFSLTSFRNGNLVAMIVSLGELGLLFVLPMWMQNVLGYDALQAGFALVSLAVGSFLATGMVSGLSRRMSAVGMLRLGVALELAGVLALGLVLSVDTGAWLIAGLLFVYGLGIGLASSQVTNVVLADVPVDHSGQASGTQSTARQIGSALGVAILGTVLFTSLAADLDSRLGDLPAAERDPVVTAVTGSAGAAIPGLRAAPATTAAGDAAAESFTAASSYAAYTAAAFLAVALAASATLRARRDDEGAVDHEPATATPA